A window of the Brassica napus cultivar Da-Ae chromosome C5, Da-Ae, whole genome shotgun sequence genome harbors these coding sequences:
- the LOC106374019 gene encoding F-box protein At3g49510-like — protein sequence MTRISDLSQDLIEEILSRLPLTSQRAASSTCKQWNDLYKDESCTKKHRGKAANDTMMIRVCNSRACLVSVDLQGARMVKSDSVVWNPYLGQARWIKPSKFFSKFDRYCLGYDNKNNHKILSERFRHCLDLESNYGNGETVILSAVKEEQLAVLIYRVDTNAIEIRITRKIEANEVSWRNFLKVDMKPFMLRGMFSMSPPCRSFFVDEKKKLALICDNHFSRAYMIGEDNYFKIVAQGKTTHWPVVCSYVPSLVQIPKGPVHARGKRKVRDY from the exons ATGACAAGAATCTCTGATCTTTCACAAGATTTGATAGAGGAGATACTCTCTAGGCTACCGTTAACATCTCAGCGAGCGGCTAGTTCCACTTGCAAACAATGGAACGATTTATATAAAGACGAAAGTTGTACAAAGAAGCACCGTGGTAAAGCAGCTAACGATACCATGATGATCAGGGTGTGTAATTCTAGGGCTTGTTTAGTGAGCGTCGATCTCCAGGGAGCCC GTATGGTGAAGTCTGATTCCGTGGTATGGAACCCGTATTTGGGACAAGCCAGGTGGATCAAACCCAgcaaatttttctcaaagttcGATAGGTATTGTCTCGGATACGACAACAAGAACAACCACAAAATCTTGAG TGAGAGATTTAGACATTGCCTTGATCTGGAATCTAACTACGGTAATGGAGAAACTGTGATTCTATCTGCTGTTAAAGAAGAACAGCTTGCAGTGTTAATTTACCGCGTGGATACAAATGCGATTGAGATACGGATTACAAGAAAGATTGAGGCCAATGAGGTGTCGTGGAGAAATTTCTTAAAAGTTGATATGAAGCCGTTCATGCTCAGGGGAATGTTCTCGATGTCTCCTCCGTGTAGGAGTTTCTTCGTCGACGAGAAAAAGAAATTGGCATTGATTTGTGATAATCACTTCAGCAGAGCTTACATGATTGGAGAGGATAATTACTTCAAAATAGTTGCTCAAGGAAAAACTACACATTGGCCGGTTGTGTGTTCTTATGTTCCGAGTTTGGTGCAGATTCCGAAAGGTCCAGTACATGCACGAGGCAAAAGGAAAGTACGGGATTATTAG